In Sparus aurata chromosome 3, fSpaAur1.1, whole genome shotgun sequence, the following are encoded in one genomic region:
- the LOC115578815 gene encoding type-4 ice-structuring protein LS-12-like, whose amino-acid sequence MKLSLIVAVAVLALAHGSFAQDATDLQKIGQYFEEMKNKMTQDLTEFMRSQDLTSQAQSLQTQLEPLASQVQEQLKTVAASVEEQIKPMAASVQAQIQPMVTEFQKQMETIFQQLTEQAKAIGN is encoded by the exons ATGAAACTCTCCCTCATCGTCGCCGTCGCCGTGCTCGCTCTGGCACACG GAAGCTTCGCACAGGATGCTACTGATCTCCAGAAGATCGGTCAGTACTTCGAGGAGATGAAGAACAAGATGACCCAGGACCTGACTGAGTTCATGCGCAGCCAGGACCTGACCAGCCAGGCTCA GAGCCTCCAGACCCAACTGGAGCCCCTGGCCAGTCAGGTGCAGGAGCAGCTGAAGACTGTCGCCGCCAGCGTCGAGGAGCAGATCAAGCCCATGGCCGCCAGCGTGCAGGCTCAGATCCAGCCCATGGTCACCGAGTTCCAGAAGCAGATGGAGACCATCTTCCAGCAGCTGACCGAGCAGGCCAAGGCCATTGGCAACTAA